A single Comamonas sp. NLF-1-9 DNA region contains:
- the era gene encoding GTPase Era — translation MSDTQAPEPDAAGQRCGLIAIVGKPNVGKSTLINALVGQKISITSRKAQTTRHRIMGIRTRGRAQFVFVDTPGFQTRHGSALNKSLNKAVLGAVNDVDLVLFVVEAGSFSLQDATVLSLLKSDIPALLVANKLDTVHRRAEIAPWLKSMQERHPFAEFVPMSARKPADVERLLDLVERYLPEQPWWHAEDELTDRNERFLVSETVREKLFRLTGDELPYTSTVVVDQFKEEPSPRHGRFVRIAATIVVERDSHKAMVIGDKGERLKRIGSEARQELERLMQAKVFLELWVKVRSGWADDAARVRSFGYE, via the coding sequence ATGAGCGATACCCAGGCGCCAGAGCCCGACGCTGCTGGCCAGCGCTGCGGGCTGATTGCCATCGTGGGCAAGCCCAATGTGGGCAAATCGACGCTGATCAATGCGCTGGTAGGGCAGAAGATTTCCATCACCAGCCGCAAGGCGCAGACCACGCGCCATCGCATCATGGGCATACGCACGCGCGGCAGGGCGCAGTTCGTGTTTGTCGACACGCCGGGCTTTCAGACGCGCCACGGCTCGGCGCTGAACAAGTCGCTGAACAAGGCGGTGCTGGGCGCGGTGAACGACGTGGACCTGGTGCTCTTCGTGGTCGAGGCGGGCAGTTTCTCGCTGCAGGACGCGACGGTGCTGAGCCTGCTCAAGAGCGACATTCCCGCGCTGCTCGTGGCCAACAAGCTCGACACCGTGCACCGGCGCGCCGAGATCGCGCCCTGGCTCAAGAGCATGCAGGAGCGCCATCCCTTTGCCGAGTTCGTGCCCATGTCTGCGCGCAAGCCGGCCGACGTCGAACGCCTGCTCGACCTGGTCGAGCGCTACCTGCCCGAGCAGCCCTGGTGGCATGCCGAGGACGAGCTGACCGACCGCAACGAGCGCTTCCTGGTCAGCGAGACGGTGCGTGAGAAACTCTTTCGCCTGACCGGGGATGAGCTTCCCTATACCTCCACCGTGGTAGTAGACCAGTTCAAGGAAGAACCCAGCCCGCGCCACGGCCGATTCGTGCGCATTGCGGCGACCATCGTCGTCGAGCGCGACAGCCACAAGGCCATGGTGATCGGCGACAAGGGCGAGCGGCTCAAGCGCATAGGCTCGGAGGCGCGCCAGGAGCTCGAGCGCCTGATGCAGGCCAAGGTCTTTCTCGAGCTGTGGGTCAAGGTGCGCTCGGGCTGGGCCGACGACGCGGCGCGCGTGCGCTCCTTCGGTTACGAGTGA
- the recO gene encoding DNA repair protein RecO, protein MATRRITDEPAYILHSHAFSESSLILEVFSRHHGRVALLAKGAKKPTSGFRPVLLSLMPLRLAWGVSAAAEVQTLRAAEWMGGHVMPVGEALLSGLYLNELLLRLLARDDPQPRLFDLYAGAVQLLAGAHGEVLEPALRAFELLLLRALGLLPRLDEETATGAPLPAQSAFVLVAEAGLRPALAGERGALEGQRWQQLEQAFGQAQPLLAMLRVCAPVAAELKPQLRALLQYHCGSPLLRTRQLLMDLQSL, encoded by the coding sequence ATGGCCACACGCCGCATCACCGATGAGCCCGCCTACATCCTGCACAGCCATGCCTTCAGTGAATCGAGCCTGATCCTGGAAGTGTTCAGCCGCCACCACGGGCGCGTGGCGCTGCTGGCCAAGGGCGCGAAGAAGCCCACCTCGGGCTTTCGGCCGGTGCTGCTCTCGCTCATGCCGCTGCGCCTGGCCTGGGGCGTGAGCGCGGCGGCCGAGGTGCAGACGCTCAGGGCGGCCGAATGGATGGGCGGGCATGTGATGCCTGTGGGCGAAGCGCTGCTCTCAGGGCTCTACCTCAATGAGCTGCTGCTGCGCCTGCTGGCGCGCGACGACCCGCAGCCGCGGCTGTTCGACCTGTATGCGGGCGCGGTGCAGCTGCTGGCCGGCGCACACGGCGAGGTGCTGGAGCCGGCCCTGCGCGCCTTCGAGCTGCTGCTTCTGCGCGCGCTCGGCCTGCTGCCGCGGTTGGACGAGGAAACCGCCACCGGCGCGCCGCTGCCCGCGCAGTCGGCCTTTGTGCTCGTGGCCGAGGCCGGTTTGCGCCCGGCGCTGGCCGGCGAGCGCGGTGCGCTCGAGGGCCAGCGCTGGCAGCAACTGGAGCAGGCGTTTGGCCAGGCCCAGCCCCTGCTTGCCATGCTGCGCGTCTGCGCGCCAGTGGCCGCAGAGCTCAAGCCGCAGTTGCGCGCGCTGCTGCAATACCATTGTGGCTCGCCCCTGCTGCGCACGCGCCAGCTTCTGATGGACCTGCAATCGTTATGA
- a CDS encoding pyridoxine 5'-phosphate synthase — translation MSPSPATALSVNVNKVALVRNTRHLGIPSVLTAARACLRAGAHGITVHPRPDGRHIRAQDVADLAALLRDWPGAEYNIEGNPTQNLMDFIRQVRPSQATFVPDSEDQFTSDHGWSFPEDAERLRPLIAECHALGVRVSLFMDPVAAQMAPARAVGADRIELYTEPYAAAWGTPGQEAQLQRYAEAAHAALQAGLGVNAGHDLNLHNLAAFVARVPGLLEVSIGHAFISDALELGYERAVQAYLACMDRGMAERAAGPAR, via the coding sequence ATGAGCCCCAGCCCCGCGACCGCGCTGTCGGTCAATGTCAACAAGGTCGCCCTGGTGCGCAATACGCGCCACCTGGGCATACCCAGCGTGCTCACCGCCGCCCGGGCCTGTCTGCGCGCCGGTGCTCACGGCATCACCGTGCACCCGCGCCCCGACGGGCGCCACATCCGCGCGCAGGACGTGGCCGATCTGGCCGCGCTGCTGCGCGACTGGCCGGGGGCCGAGTACAACATCGAGGGCAATCCGACGCAGAACCTGATGGACTTCATTCGCCAGGTGCGCCCCAGCCAGGCCACCTTCGTGCCCGACAGCGAAGACCAGTTCACCAGCGACCATGGCTGGAGCTTCCCCGAGGACGCAGAGCGCCTGCGCCCGCTGATCGCCGAATGCCATGCGCTGGGCGTGCGCGTGAGCCTGTTCATGGACCCGGTCGCGGCGCAGATGGCGCCGGCGCGCGCCGTGGGCGCCGACCGCATCGAGCTCTACACCGAGCCCTATGCCGCCGCCTGGGGCACGCCCGGGCAGGAGGCGCAGCTGCAGCGCTATGCCGAGGCGGCGCACGCGGCGCTGCAGGCGGGCCTGGGCGTGAACGCCGGGCACGACCTCAATCTGCACAACCTCGCCGCCTTCGTCGCGCGCGTGCCGGGCCTGCTCGAAGTGTCCATTGGCCATGCCTTCATCTCCGACGCGCTGGAGCTCGGCTACGAGCGTGCGGTGCAGGCCTACCTGGCCTGCATGGACCGCGGCATGGCCGAGCGCGCCGCAGGGCCAGCGCGGTGA
- a CDS encoding N-methyl-D-aspartate receptor NMDAR2C subunit: MNAVHELLQHSWSTAWQQLGLPSGAADEQLRGKLLAAWGGPERKYHALGHLQQCLRALESVWSLPERPAELAIALWFHDAIYEVRASDNERRSADWAAQALIEHGAPEQVCARVHALVMDTCHAAQPATADGLWMVDIDLGILGASPERYAQYEAQIREEYAWVPSWLYRRKRRALLRQFLGRDTIYGTPYFRMLLELPARRNLEQAVAALGGRPART, from the coding sequence GTGAACGCGGTGCACGAGCTGCTGCAGCACAGCTGGAGCACGGCCTGGCAGCAGCTTGGCCTGCCCTCGGGCGCGGCCGACGAGCAGCTGCGCGGCAAGCTGCTGGCCGCCTGGGGCGGGCCGGAGCGCAAGTACCACGCACTCGGCCATCTGCAGCAGTGCCTCAGGGCGCTGGAGTCGGTCTGGAGCCTGCCCGAGCGACCGGCCGAACTGGCGATTGCGCTGTGGTTCCATGACGCGATCTACGAGGTGCGCGCATCCGACAACGAGCGGCGCAGCGCCGACTGGGCCGCGCAGGCGCTCATAGAGCACGGCGCGCCCGAGCAGGTGTGCGCGCGCGTGCACGCCCTGGTGATGGACACCTGCCACGCGGCGCAGCCGGCCACGGCCGACGGCCTGTGGATGGTAGACATCGACCTGGGCATCCTCGGCGCCTCGCCCGAGCGCTATGCACAGTACGAAGCGCAGATCCGCGAGGAATACGCCTGGGTGCCGAGCTGGCTCTACCGGCGCAAGCGCCGTGCGCTGCTGCGCCAATTCCTCGGGCGCGACACGATCTACGGCACGCCCTACTTTCGCATGCTGCTGGAGCTGCCCGCGCGGCGCAATCTGGAGCAGGCCGTCGCCGCCCTGGGCGGCAGACCGGCGCGGACATGA
- the acpS gene encoding holo-ACP synthase: MIYGIGTDICDVRRIQASLQRHGERFAQRILCDAELAVWQARSRRWPERGVRYLATRFSAKEAFSKAVGLGMVMPMTWRSCEILNLPGGRPAVRLHAALAQWFDERRLLCHLSLTDESDYAASFCVVEKIE, from the coding sequence ATGATCTACGGCATAGGCACCGACATCTGCGACGTGCGCCGTATCCAGGCGAGCCTGCAGCGCCATGGCGAGCGCTTTGCGCAAAGAATCCTCTGCGACGCGGAGCTCGCCGTCTGGCAGGCACGCAGCCGCCGCTGGCCAGAGCGCGGCGTGCGCTATCTTGCCACCCGGTTTTCCGCCAAGGAGGCGTTTTCCAAGGCGGTCGGGCTCGGCATGGTCATGCCCATGACCTGGCGCTCCTGCGAAATCCTGAACCTGCCGGGCGGGCGCCCCGCCGTGCGCCTGCACGCGGCGCTGGCACAGTGGTTTGACGAGCGCCGCCTGCTCTGCCACCTGAGCCTGACCGACGAGAGCGACTACGCCGCAAGTTTCTGCGTGGTAGAAAAAATTGAATGA
- the nagZ gene encoding beta-N-acetylhexosaminidase, giving the protein MPEQSPLIIDVAATTLSADDRRRLAHPLVGGLTLFTRNWESRAQLVDLVAEIKALRADLLVCVDHEGGRVQRFRSDGFTHLPPMRALGRMWMQDGRKGEGSGAMRALNAATATGYVLGAELRACGVDLSFTPVLDLDHGSSGVVGDRALHRDPRVVAALARALMHGLRQAGMANCGKHFPGHGFAAADSHVDLPVDERSLKAILADDAAPYPWLRSALASVMPAHVVYPRVDARPAGFSRRWLQDILRERLGFDGAIFSDDLSMEGARRLAGQPLGYADAALAALAAGCDMVLLCNQSLGEGRGLDELIDGLERALQQGHWQPDGAGEERRLALLPQTPPLPWDELMLQPAYMAALEQLA; this is encoded by the coding sequence ATGCCCGAACAATCACCTTTGATCATCGACGTCGCCGCCACCACGCTGAGCGCGGACGACCGGCGCCGGCTCGCGCACCCGCTGGTCGGCGGCCTCACCCTGTTCACGCGCAACTGGGAAAGCCGCGCCCAGCTGGTGGATCTGGTGGCCGAGATCAAGGCCTTGCGCGCCGACCTGCTGGTCTGCGTCGACCACGAGGGCGGGCGGGTGCAGCGCTTCAGGAGCGACGGCTTCACCCATCTGCCGCCAATGCGTGCACTCGGCAGGATGTGGATGCAAGACGGCAGGAAAGGCGAGGGCAGCGGGGCGATGCGCGCACTCAACGCTGCCACCGCCACCGGCTACGTGCTGGGCGCGGAGCTGCGCGCCTGCGGCGTGGACTTGTCGTTCACGCCGGTGCTCGATCTGGACCACGGCAGCAGCGGCGTGGTTGGCGACCGCGCGCTGCACCGCGACCCGCGCGTGGTGGCGGCGCTGGCTCGTGCGCTGATGCACGGCCTGCGGCAGGCCGGCATGGCCAATTGCGGCAAGCACTTTCCCGGCCATGGCTTTGCGGCCGCAGATTCGCATGTGGATCTGCCCGTGGATGAGCGCAGCCTCAAGGCCATCCTGGCGGACGACGCCGCGCCTTACCCCTGGCTGCGCAGCGCGCTCGCCAGCGTGATGCCGGCGCACGTCGTCTATCCGCGCGTCGATGCGCGCCCGGCGGGCTTTTCGCGCCGCTGGCTGCAGGACATCCTGCGCGAGCGCCTGGGTTTTGACGGCGCCATCTTCAGCGACGACCTGAGCATGGAGGGCGCGCGCCGCCTTGCCGGCCAGCCGCTGGGCTATGCCGATGCGGCGCTGGCGGCGCTGGCGGCCGGCTGCGACATGGTCTTGCTGTGCAACCAGAGCCTGGGCGAGGGCCGGGGGCTGGACGAGCTGATCGACGGCCTGGAGCGCGCGCTGCAGCAAGGGCACTGGCAGCCCGACGGCGCGGGCGAAGAGCGGCGCCTGGCGCTGCTGCCGCAGACGCCGCCACTGCCCTGGGACGAGCTGATGCTGCAGCCGGCCTACATGGCGGCGCTGGAGCAGCTGGCGTGA
- a CDS encoding 6-phosphofructokinase, whose protein sequence is MRVGMLTGGGDCPGLNAVIRAVTKSLIRHGQCEVLGIEDGFQGLMEQVPRVQRLDWQRVSGILHLGGTILGTSNSANPLRDASTLAQVARNLAVLQLDVLVAIGGDGTMSLAHGVAQATGVHCVGVPKTIDNDIAHCERSFGFDTAVTTAAEALRRLESTASSHHRVMIVETMGRHAGWLALEAGLAGAADVILLPEIDYDIEAVAAHCRAREQRQRYTIICMGEGAKARGAGLTVREQVAGSPDPVRLGGVGHVLRTQLQPLLASEVRTTVLGHLQRGGDPTPFDRVLATRFGHHAAQLVVQRRFGQMATLQHGRIGSVPMAEVANVQRTVARGHELVTMARDIGVCLGD, encoded by the coding sequence CTGCGCGTAGGCATGCTGACGGGCGGCGGCGACTGCCCGGGGCTCAACGCCGTCATCCGCGCAGTGACCAAGTCGCTGATCCGCCACGGCCAGTGCGAGGTGCTGGGCATAGAGGACGGCTTTCAGGGCCTGATGGAGCAGGTGCCGCGCGTGCAGCGGCTGGACTGGCAGCGCGTGAGCGGCATCCTGCACCTGGGCGGCACCATCTTGGGCACGAGCAACAGCGCCAACCCGCTGCGCGATGCAAGCACGCTCGCCCAGGTGGCCCGCAACCTGGCAGTGCTGCAGCTGGACGTGCTGGTAGCCATAGGCGGCGACGGCACCATGAGTCTGGCCCACGGCGTGGCCCAGGCCACGGGCGTGCACTGCGTGGGCGTGCCCAAGACCATAGACAACGACATTGCGCACTGCGAGCGCAGCTTCGGCTTTGACACCGCCGTCACCACTGCGGCCGAGGCGCTGCGCCGCCTGGAGAGCACCGCCAGCAGCCACCACCGCGTGATGATCGTCGAGACCATGGGGCGCCACGCCGGCTGGCTGGCGCTGGAGGCGGGCCTGGCGGGCGCCGCCGACGTCATCCTGCTGCCCGAGATCGACTACGACATCGAGGCCGTGGCCGCGCATTGCCGCGCGCGCGAGCAGCGCCAGCGCTACACCATCATCTGCATGGGCGAGGGCGCCAAGGCCAGGGGCGCGGGCCTCACGGTGCGCGAGCAGGTCGCGGGCAGCCCCGACCCGGTGCGTCTGGGCGGCGTGGGCCACGTGCTGCGCACACAGTTGCAGCCGCTGCTGGCGAGCGAGGTGCGCACCACGGTGCTCGGCCACCTGCAGCGCGGCGGCGACCCCACGCCGTTCGACCGCGTGCTGGCCACGCGCTTTGGCCACCATGCGGCGCAACTGGTGGTGCAGCGGCGCTTCGGCCAGATGGCCACGCTGCAGCACGGGCGCATAGGCAGCGTGCCCATGGCAGAGGTGGCCAATGTGCAGCGCACCGTGGCGCGCGGGCATGAGCTTGTCACCATGGCGCGCGACATCGGCGTCTGCCTGGGCGACTGA
- a CDS encoding ABC transporter ATP-binding protein: MLQLEKLSTHYGAICAVNEVSLHVNQGEIVSLIGANGAGKTSLLMTICGTPRASGGRVILEGRDITHAPTHEIMRMGLAVSPEGRRVFPQLTVLENLKMGGFFQDKDAIDKGVTHVFELFPRLKDRANQRAGTMSGGEQQMLAIGRALMSEPHLLLLDEPTLGLAPLIIAQIFEIIETVRADGVTVFLVEQNANRALSIADRGYVLENGHLVMEDTGANLLANPDIRKAYLGG; this comes from the coding sequence ATGCTCCAACTGGAGAAGCTGTCCACCCACTACGGCGCGATCTGTGCCGTCAATGAGGTGTCGCTGCACGTCAACCAGGGCGAGATCGTCTCGCTGATTGGTGCCAACGGCGCGGGCAAGACATCGCTCTTGATGACCATCTGCGGCACGCCGCGCGCCAGCGGCGGCAGGGTGATCCTGGAAGGCCGCGACATCACCCATGCGCCCACGCACGAGATCATGCGCATGGGTCTTGCGGTCTCGCCCGAGGGGCGGCGCGTGTTCCCGCAGCTCACGGTGCTGGAAAACCTCAAGATGGGCGGCTTCTTCCAGGACAAGGACGCGATCGACAAGGGCGTGACCCACGTCTTCGAGCTGTTCCCGCGCCTGAAGGACCGCGCCAACCAGCGCGCCGGCACCATGAGCGGCGGCGAGCAGCAAATGCTGGCCATAGGCCGCGCGCTGATGAGCGAACCGCACCTGCTGCTGCTCGACGAACCCACGCTCGGCCTGGCGCCGCTCATCATCGCGCAGATCTTCGAGATCATCGAAACCGTGCGCGCCGACGGCGTGACGGTGTTTCTGGTCGAACAGAACGCCAACCGCGCGCTGTCCATCGCCGATCGCGGCTACGTGCTGGAAAACGGCCACCTGGTGATGGAAGACACCGGCGCCAACCTGCTGGCCAATCCCGACATCCGCAAGGCCTACCTCGGCGGCTGA
- the livG gene encoding high-affinity branched-chain amino acid ABC transporter ATP-binding protein LivG has protein sequence MSAPILTVKDLSMRFGGLLAVDGISFEVSPKEIFAIIGPNGAGKTTVFNCISGFYKPTTGAIALNGKSIAGHPSHHVANEGVVRTFQNVRLFKSMTVLENLLVAQHRQHRPPPLSGLFNTRRYRESEQLKIHNALKWLDVMELRQYANREAGNLAYGHQRRLEIARCMITGPRLLMLDEPAAGLNPQEKKDLQQLIDRLRRDYGVTVLLIEHDMGLVMGVSERILVMEYGRPIALGTPEAVRNDERVIKAYLGEA, from the coding sequence ATGAGCGCGCCGATTCTCACCGTCAAGGACTTGAGCATGCGCTTTGGCGGCCTGCTGGCGGTCGACGGCATCAGCTTCGAGGTGAGCCCCAAGGAGATCTTCGCCATCATCGGGCCCAATGGCGCGGGCAAGACGACGGTGTTCAACTGCATCAGCGGTTTTTACAAGCCCACGACCGGTGCCATCGCGCTCAATGGCAAGAGCATCGCCGGCCACCCCAGCCACCACGTGGCCAATGAAGGCGTGGTGCGCACCTTCCAGAACGTGCGCCTGTTCAAGAGCATGACGGTGCTGGAAAACCTGCTCGTGGCCCAGCACCGCCAGCACCGCCCGCCGCCGCTGTCTGGCCTGTTCAACACCCGGCGCTACCGCGAGAGCGAACAGCTCAAGATCCACAACGCGCTCAAATGGCTTGACGTGATGGAGTTGCGCCAGTACGCCAACCGCGAGGCCGGCAACCTCGCCTACGGCCACCAGCGGCGCCTGGAGATCGCGCGCTGCATGATCACCGGGCCGCGTCTGCTGATGCTCGACGAGCCGGCGGCGGGCCTGAACCCGCAGGAAAAGAAGGACTTGCAGCAGCTGATCGACCGCCTGCGCCGCGACTACGGTGTGACGGTGCTGCTGATCGAACACGACATGGGATTGGTGATGGGCGTCTCCGAACGCATTCTGGTGATGGAGTACGGGCGCCCGATTGCCCTGGGCACGCCCGAAGCGGTGCGCAACGACGAGCGGGTCATCAAGGCCTACCTGGGAGAAGCCTGA
- a CDS encoding high-affinity branched-chain amino acid ABC transporter permease LivM, which translates to MASTASSTDVRGALRGAIVATVLAAIVLLPSFTLHLERAGARTTLVPNWSTLLWGCLAVFVVQFLRPLVFPRLPTLKLPALPSFEPGQHRVLVLAVLMAAVIWPFFGGRNSVDIATLTLIYVMLGLGLNIVVGFAGLLDLGFVGFYATGAYTFAMLYHWAGWSFWEALPLTGAVSAFFGFILGFPVLRLRGDYLAIVTLGFGEIIRLLLVNLVDFTGGPDGIAGLPKPTVFGLPMTRNPTVEGGTTFHQFFGIEFNTMHMVIFLYLMALLLACITLYISNRLIRMPIGRSWEALREDEIACRSLGMSPMKIKLSAFTLGAMFAGFGGAFFAARQGIVNPESFTFIESALILAIVVLGGMGSQLGVIVAAIVLTVLPEFAREFSQYRMLIFGFVMIVMMVWRPQGLLPMKRHQVEVPQ; encoded by the coding sequence ATGGCAAGCACCGCATCCTCCACCGACGTGCGCGGCGCGCTGCGCGGCGCCATCGTCGCGACCGTGCTCGCGGCGATCGTGCTGCTGCCCTCGTTCACGCTGCACCTGGAGCGCGCCGGCGCGCGCACCACGCTGGTGCCCAACTGGTCCACCCTGCTCTGGGGGTGCCTCGCAGTCTTCGTGGTGCAATTTTTGCGCCCGCTGGTGTTCCCGCGCCTGCCGACGCTGAAATTGCCTGCGCTACCCAGCTTCGAGCCAGGCCAGCACCGCGTGCTGGTGCTGGCGGTGCTGATGGCCGCCGTGATCTGGCCCTTTTTTGGCGGGCGCAATTCGGTGGACATCGCCACGCTCACGCTGATCTACGTGATGCTGGGCCTGGGCCTGAACATCGTCGTCGGCTTTGCCGGGCTGCTGGACCTGGGCTTCGTCGGCTTTTACGCTACCGGCGCCTACACCTTCGCCATGCTCTACCACTGGGCGGGCTGGAGTTTCTGGGAGGCGCTGCCGCTGACCGGCGCGGTCTCGGCCTTCTTCGGCTTCATCCTGGGTTTTCCGGTACTGCGCCTGCGCGGCGACTACCTGGCCATCGTGACCTTGGGTTTTGGCGAAATCATCCGCCTGCTGCTGGTCAACCTGGTGGACTTCACCGGCGGGCCCGACGGCATCGCCGGTCTGCCCAAGCCGACGGTGTTCGGCCTGCCGATGACGCGCAACCCCACGGTGGAAGGCGGCACCACCTTCCACCAGTTCTTCGGCATCGAGTTCAACACCATGCACATGGTGATCTTTCTCTACCTGATGGCGCTGCTGCTCGCCTGCATCACGCTGTATATCAGCAACCGCCTGATACGCATGCCCATAGGCCGCTCCTGGGAGGCGCTGCGCGAAGACGAGATCGCCTGCCGCTCGCTTGGCATGAGCCCGATGAAGATCAAGCTCTCGGCCTTCACGCTCGGGGCCATGTTCGCGGGCTTTGGCGGCGCCTTCTTCGCCGCGCGCCAGGGCATCGTCAACCCCGAATCCTTCACCTTCATCGAATCGGCGCTGATCCTGGCCATCGTGGTGCTCGGCGGCATGGGCTCGCAGCTCGGGGTGATCGTCGCGGCCATCGTGCTCACCGTGCTGCCCGAGTTCGCGCGTGAATTTTCCCAGTACCGCATGCTGATCTTCGGCTTCGTGATGATCGTGATGATGGTCTGGCGCCCGCAGGGCCTGCTGCCGATGAAGCGCCACCAGGTGGAGGTGCCGCAATGA
- the livH gene encoding high-affinity branched-chain amino acid ABC transporter permease LivH, producing MSDFLPQLLQQLFNGLSLGAIYALIAIGYTMVYGIIGMINFAHGEIYMIGAYVGLVTLSAVGVQSGLPVWLVITLMLLVAVLVTAVYGYVVEQLAYKPLRGSPRLVPLISAIGMSIFLQNWMALGQGARDMAVPALIPGAMRFGGEGGGFEIFIPYARVLVIAVTVVLMVLLTLYIRNSRMGRASRACSQDMHMANLLGIDTNRVISFTFVLGAILAAVGGVLIALAVGKLNPFIGFIAGIKAFTAAVLGGIGSIPGAMLGGVILGIAETLAAAYISSEYKDIVAFALLVLILMFRPTGLLGKPEVEKV from the coding sequence ATGTCTGATTTCCTACCCCAGCTGCTGCAGCAGCTCTTCAATGGCCTGTCGCTCGGCGCCATCTATGCGCTGATCGCCATCGGCTACACGATGGTCTACGGCATCATCGGCATGATCAACTTCGCACACGGCGAGATCTACATGATCGGCGCCTACGTCGGGCTGGTCACGCTGTCCGCCGTGGGCGTGCAAAGCGGCCTGCCGGTGTGGCTGGTGATCACGCTGATGCTGCTGGTCGCGGTGCTGGTCACCGCCGTCTACGGCTACGTGGTCGAGCAGCTCGCGTACAAGCCGCTGCGCGGCAGCCCGCGCCTGGTGCCGCTGATCTCTGCCATCGGCATGTCCATCTTCCTGCAGAACTGGATGGCGCTGGGCCAGGGCGCGCGCGACATGGCGGTGCCCGCGCTGATTCCCGGCGCGATGCGCTTTGGCGGCGAGGGCGGCGGCTTCGAGATTTTCATTCCCTATGCCCGCGTGCTGGTGATCGCCGTCACCGTGGTGCTCATGGTCTTGCTCACGCTGTACATCCGCAACTCGCGCATGGGCCGCGCCAGCCGCGCCTGCTCGCAGGACATGCACATGGCCAATCTGCTGGGCATAGACACCAACCGCGTGATCTCTTTTACCTTCGTCCTGGGGGCGATACTGGCGGCCGTCGGCGGCGTGCTGATCGCCCTGGCCGTGGGCAAGCTCAACCCCTTCATCGGTTTCATCGCCGGCATCAAGGCCTTCACCGCGGCCGTGCTCGGCGGCATAGGCAGCATCCCCGGCGCCATGCTCGGCGGCGTGATCCTGGGCATTGCCGAGACCCTGGCCGCAGCCTACATCTCGTCCGAATACAAGGACATCGTCGCCTTCGCGCTGCTGGTGCTGATCCTGATGTTCCGCCCCACCGGGCTGCTGGGCAAACCCGAAGTGGAGAAAGTCTGA
- a CDS encoding high-affinity branched-chain amino acid ABC transporter substrate-binding protein — protein MFPAHAQVKIAMVIPATGPLTQYGDMIKEGVLTAVEIVNAAGGINGKKVETVVVDDACEPKQGPVAANRVVNDKIHYVVGPVCSGASIAAAPIYNNEGVVVVTPSATSPALTDGKNFHYIFRTIGRDDQQGPSAAKFIIEKIKPTKVAVLHDKQSYGQGIASAVRDDLKKAGVDVALFEGINAGDSDYSAVITKLKSAGVDFVYYGGYHPEMGLLLRQAGEQGLKVKLMGPEGVGNPEINAIAGPAVEGMLLTLPADFASNPKNAAVVKAFKDKKRDASGAFQLTSYAAAQVILDSVKAVGDDAKKVADHMHATTFETPLGATSWDAKGDLKSFEFQVFEWHKDGSKSLVK, from the coding sequence ATGTTCCCCGCGCACGCGCAGGTCAAGATCGCCATGGTGATCCCGGCCACCGGCCCGCTCACCCAGTACGGTGACATGATCAAGGAAGGCGTGCTCACCGCCGTGGAAATCGTGAACGCTGCCGGCGGCATCAATGGCAAGAAGGTCGAAACCGTGGTGGTTGACGACGCCTGCGAACCCAAGCAAGGACCGGTTGCCGCCAACCGCGTGGTCAACGACAAGATCCACTACGTCGTCGGCCCGGTCTGCTCGGGTGCCTCGATTGCCGCCGCACCGATCTACAACAACGAAGGCGTGGTCGTGGTCACGCCCTCGGCCACCTCGCCCGCGCTGACGGACGGCAAGAACTTCCACTACATCTTCCGCACCATCGGCCGCGATGACCAGCAGGGTCCGTCCGCCGCCAAGTTCATCATCGAGAAGATCAAGCCGACCAAGGTTGCGGTGCTGCACGACAAGCAGTCCTATGGCCAGGGCATCGCCTCTGCGGTGCGCGACGACCTGAAGAAGGCCGGCGTGGACGTGGCACTGTTCGAAGGCATCAACGCCGGCGACAGCGACTACTCCGCCGTCATCACCAAGCTCAAGAGCGCGGGCGTGGACTTCGTCTACTACGGCGGCTACCACCCCGAAATGGGTCTGCTGCTGCGCCAGGCCGGCGAGCAAGGCCTGAAGGTCAAGCTCATGGGCCCCGAGGGCGTGGGCAACCCCGAGATCAACGCGATTGCCGGCCCGGCCGTCGAAGGCATGCTGCTGACGCTGCCCGCCGACTTTGCCTCCAACCCCAAGAACGCTGCGGTGGTCAAGGCCTTCAAGGACAAGAAGCGCGACGCTTCGGGCGCCTTCCAGCTGACCTCCTATGCCGCTGCCCAGGTGATTCTGGACAGCGTCAAGGCCGTGGGCGACGATGCCAAGAAGGTGGCCGACCACATGCACGCCACCACCTTCGAAACGCCGCTGGGCGCCACCAGCTGGGATGCCAAGGGCGACCTGAAGTCCTTCGAGTTCCAGGTCTTCGAGTGGCACAAGGACGGCTCCAAGTCCCTCGTGAAGTAA